The Flammeovirga kamogawensis genome includes a region encoding these proteins:
- a CDS encoding helix-turn-helix domain-containing protein produces MKNLQLNDRKIIQKLIEEKTFTVPQIAEALDLSPSTIYRELKRNSHPVTNKYDAEYAHQLFLARKKIAGGSKRRRVTPYQSQRKNPYKLYMERRLLLWRSDIYSKIKFKPKKRVKYLVRNMYAKRLGIKEVTYHEDWKLFEQLVNHLALLQKINSQHHIKLDFKSRNTKKKTNFTLWKNPFLLIEKRKCV; encoded by the coding sequence ATGAAAAATCTACAACTAAATGATAGAAAAATAATACAGAAGCTCATTGAAGAAAAAACTTTTACTGTGCCTCAAATTGCGGAGGCCTTAGATTTATCACCTTCCACAATTTATCGTGAATTAAAACGAAATTCTCATCCCGTTACAAATAAATATGATGCAGAATATGCCCATCAATTATTTTTAGCCAGAAAAAAGATAGCAGGAGGAAGTAAAAGAAGAAGAGTCACACCATATCAATCCCAAAGAAAAAATCCATATAAATTATATATGGAAAGAAGGTTATTATTATGGCGATCAGATATTTATTCCAAAATTAAATTTAAACCCAAAAAACGCGTAAAATATTTAGTCCGTAACATGTACGCTAAAAGATTAGGTATAAAAGAAGTAACATATCATGAAGATTGGAAACTTTTTGAACAACTTGTAAACCATTTAGCATTACTTCAAAAAATAAATTCACAACATCATATAAAGCTAGATTTTAAGTCTAGAAATACTAAAAAGAAAACAAATTTCACTCTATGGAAGAACCCATTCTTACTAATAGAAAAGAGAAAGTGCGTCTAA
- a CDS encoding polysaccharide lyase family 7 protein translates to MKSLQNTISIFVALLCSLSCNPVNKEPVIPPLDNIEQNIEDEEVEEENDIIEDTDNETEVISWKNWYLSVPIDQGNGKATSIGYEAIINNELTEEQSKYFYLNEDSSYTLWTKFTGFTTSGLSDLGDKYCRTELREYWQGNQDTKDNWPMNTGVHILESTLQVDFVEGNGRTIVAQVHGKESEGIDGNPATIKIRWNSGMIQADYYTKPNDGDEWTSKYDEKLDLGRVDNEVFTFKIKIEDGKFYGALICKEKGLNVDYSEIYDYVGNGYVHENYFKTGNYYGWNDDYEKAAQVRLYKVVTEHR, encoded by the coding sequence ATGAAAAGCTTACAAAATACTATCAGCATCTTTGTTGCCCTCCTATGCAGCTTAAGTTGTAATCCAGTAAACAAAGAACCCGTCATACCTCCTCTTGACAATATTGAACAGAATATAGAAGATGAGGAAGTGGAGGAAGAAAATGATATTATAGAGGATACAGATAATGAAACAGAAGTTATCTCATGGAAAAATTGGTATCTTTCTGTACCTATTGATCAAGGTAATGGCAAGGCTACTTCAATTGGTTATGAAGCTATTATCAATAATGAACTTACAGAAGAACAAAGCAAATATTTCTATTTAAATGAAGATAGTTCTTACACGTTATGGACAAAATTTACAGGTTTTACTACCTCTGGACTTTCAGATCTTGGAGACAAGTATTGTAGAACAGAACTAAGGGAATACTGGCAAGGAAATCAAGACACAAAAGATAATTGGCCTATGAATACTGGTGTTCATATTCTAGAATCTACTTTACAGGTAGATTTTGTTGAAGGTAATGGACGTACAATTGTTGCACAAGTTCATGGAAAAGAATCTGAAGGCATTGATGGAAATCCTGCTACTATTAAAATCAGATGGAACAGTGGTATGATACAAGCCGATTATTATACCAAACCAAATGATGGTGATGAATGGACGAGTAAATATGATGAAAAATTAGATTTAGGAAGAGTAGATAATGAGGTTTTCACTTTCAAAATAAAAATAGAGGATGGTAAATTTTATGGTGCTCTAATTTGTAAAGAAAAAGGCCTTAATGTAGACTATTCAGAAATATATGATTATGTAGGTAATGGATATGTACATGAAAATTACTTTAAAACAGGTAATTACTACGGTTGGAATGATGACTACGAAAAAGCGGCACAAGTAAGACTTTATAAAGTGGTAACTGAACATAGGTAG
- a CDS encoding GyrI-like domain-containing protein, with product MEIKQSIQTYGLVTELSKSQATNLLIIRKHWMFFNAELKKYKLNQFSENWTKYGITFKSGEKYFYLTSIQIINKQIPSHFIKKEIPKGEYTVFTHKGRMENIKNTIYEIYKVILPKSTFKIEDQSKVGFHHFEKYDHRFQWNKPTSEIDIYLPLNTDNE from the coding sequence ATGGAAATCAAACAAAGCATTCAGACTTACGGACTTGTTACAGAATTGTCAAAATCTCAGGCTACTAACCTTCTTATTATTCGAAAACATTGGATGTTCTTCAATGCAGAATTAAAGAAGTATAAGTTGAATCAGTTTAGTGAAAATTGGACTAAATATGGGATTACTTTTAAGTCGGGAGAAAAATATTTTTATCTAACATCAATTCAAATAATAAACAAACAGATACCTTCTCATTTTATCAAAAAAGAGATTCCTAAAGGGGAATATACAGTGTTTACCCATAAAGGTAGAATGGAAAATATTAAGAATACAATCTACGAAATTTATAAGGTTATTCTTCCCAAATCAACATTCAAAATTGAAGACCAAAGTAAAGTTGGGTTTCATCATTTTGAAAAATACGATCACCGTTTTCAATGGAATAAACCTACATCAGAAATAGATATTTATTTACCATTGAATACGGATAATGAATAA
- a CDS encoding MBL fold metallo-hydrolase, which yields MFKTEIKSNIDEDICLLIKVDNHSFNYICDCGEAKNLTVKECQDTKAIFLSHTHIDHFVNFDSILRHQIGTGRKVIICGPEGIIHHVQHRIKSYCWNLIEEGAITYEVREIKTNNTIKTAILKPPFWELENKKTYSSPYIFEEKDFHVEFEVLDHKTDSIAYLFKGHDKTKIELKAPFKGGKWIADLKKLYDNAITDTLLEIDGISYKSKDLFEMIKIEKGQTLGIIMDHAASTENHKKVKDKFFGCDKVYIECFYKDEDKEFAIKNYHSYASMSGKIMKECEVKNAIPIHFSRKYSKVEIEEIQEQFYKATMPNN from the coding sequence ATGTTTAAGACAGAAATAAAAAGCAACATAGACGAAGATATTTGTCTATTAATTAAAGTAGATAACCATTCTTTTAACTATATATGTGACTGTGGTGAGGCTAAAAATCTCACAGTAAAAGAGTGTCAGGACACTAAAGCTATATTTTTAAGTCATACGCATATAGACCATTTTGTTAACTTTGATAGCATTTTAAGACATCAGATTGGTACAGGCAGAAAAGTAATTATCTGTGGCCCAGAAGGAATTATTCATCATGTTCAGCATAGAATAAAAAGTTACTGTTGGAACCTTATAGAAGAAGGTGCTATTACGTATGAAGTCAGGGAAATTAAAACAAATAACACTATAAAAACGGCTATTTTAAAACCTCCTTTTTGGGAACTAGAAAATAAGAAAACATACTCTAGCCCATATATTTTTGAAGAAAAAGACTTTCACGTTGAGTTCGAAGTACTTGATCATAAAACAGACTCCATTGCTTATTTATTTAAAGGACACGATAAAACAAAAATCGAACTTAAAGCTCCATTTAAAGGGGGAAAATGGATAGCAGATCTAAAAAAATTATATGATAATGCAATTACTGATACACTTCTTGAAATAGATGGCATCTCGTATAAATCAAAAGATTTGTTCGAGATGATCAAAATTGAAAAAGGACAAACACTTGGTATAATAATGGATCATGCTGCTAGTACTGAAAATCACAAAAAAGTTAAAGATAAATTCTTTGGTTGTGACAAGGTCTACATTGAATGTTTTTATAAAGATGAAGACAAAGAATTTGCGATCAAAAACTATCATAGTTATGCTTCTATGTCAGGTAAAATTATGAAAGAATGTGAAGTGAAAAATGCTATTCCTATACACTTCTCTCGTAAATACTCTAAAGTAGAAATTGAAGAAATACAAGAACAATTTTATAAAGCAACAATGCCAAATAACTAA
- a CDS encoding restriction endonuclease subunit S — MENRKMLDFVQFSKLSNWSVSHLNNHGFCYNEEFPLVRLGDFLIKNTDKVVIKDETLYTRVTVKINNGGVKERNKEWGKNIGTKQQFIVRKGQFIMSKIDARNGAMGLIPNDLDGAIVTNDFPTFSVDESKISPDFLLLITTTKKFIEFAQMCSSGTTNRQRINVKQFLDVEIPLPPLSNNGDKKMVTQLSIVDSYKKQISQSDELMKSSLKQLQNAENYLNSTLKINVNEDTEVKKGLQFVSFKDLDRWDTEFLLKESLTVESKYPMVKYGEIFKSTRNGISARNYSSKGVRFIKVSDIKRDFISDDNVYHIDTYNESDLISNDTLLITRKGTVGNSVYISNTDSEITASSEVFIISIDSSKVSGDFISAINNAGFVQRQYKEKNTGTIMPSISQKKLFEITIPIPPSILEQEEIASHYKSLLEKAFDLRDQSKSSLLNANSNFESKIFSTL, encoded by the coding sequence ATGGAGAATAGAAAAATGCTCGATTTTGTCCAGTTCAGTAAATTAAGTAACTGGAGTGTAAGTCATTTGAATAATCATGGTTTTTGTTATAACGAAGAATTTCCATTAGTACGTTTGGGTGACTTTTTAATAAAAAACACTGACAAAGTAGTTATTAAAGACGAAACTCTTTACACCCGTGTTACTGTAAAAATCAATAATGGTGGCGTTAAAGAGCGAAATAAGGAATGGGGTAAAAATATTGGCACAAAACAACAATTCATTGTTCGCAAAGGGCAATTTATAATGTCTAAAATTGATGCTCGTAACGGAGCAATGGGGTTAATACCAAATGACTTAGATGGTGCTATTGTAACAAACGACTTTCCTACTTTTAGTGTCGATGAAAGCAAAATATCTCCTGATTTTTTACTTCTAATCACTACAACAAAGAAATTCATTGAGTTTGCTCAAATGTGTAGCAGTGGGACTACAAATCGTCAGAGAATTAACGTTAAACAATTCTTAGATGTTGAAATCCCCCTTCCTCCTTTGAGTAACAATGGAGATAAAAAAATGGTTACTCAACTAAGTATTGTTGATTCTTACAAAAAGCAAATTAGCCAAAGCGATGAGTTAATGAAATCATCACTGAAGCAGCTTCAGAATGCTGAGAACTATTTGAATTCAACTCTTAAGATAAATGTTAATGAAGACACTGAAGTAAAAAAAGGCTTGCAGTTTGTGAGTTTTAAGGATTTAGACAGGTGGGACACTGAGTTTTTATTGAAAGAATCATTGACCGTTGAAAGTAAATATCCAATGGTAAAATATGGTGAAATTTTTAAGTCTACCAGAAATGGAATTTCTGCAAGAAACTATTCTTCAAAAGGTGTTCGGTTTATAAAGGTATCAGACATTAAAAGAGACTTTATATCAGATGATAATGTTTACCATATTGATACATATAATGAATCCGATTTAATTTCCAATGACACTCTTTTAATAACAAGAAAAGGCACAGTTGGTAATTCTGTTTATATATCAAATACAGATTCAGAGATAACAGCGTCATCTGAGGTATTTATCATTTCTATCGATTCTTCAAAAGTAAGCGGTGATTTTATTTCAGCTATTAATAATGCGGGGTTTGTTCAAAGGCAGTATAAAGAAAAAAACACAGGGACCATTATGCCATCTATTTCACAAAAGAAATTATTTGAAATAACTATTCCCATTCCCCCTAGCATATTAGAACAGGAAGAAATCGCAAGTCACTATAAATCACTTTTAGAAAAGGCTTTTGATTTAAGAGACCAGAGTAAATCAAGCCTTTTAAATGCTAACAGCAACTTCGAATCTAAAATATTTTCTACGCTATAA
- a CDS encoding N-6 DNA methylase, producing the protein MSLEVQIKGNKIFAPLKGKDLVLTPEELVRQRYICRLVNHYKYSLDQMEQEKKLTESKRGTGRASADIVIWRSKEEKQKKLNPIIVIECKADYITIQSEDYYQGQNYARFANAPFFVTTNEKETKVFKVNLEVTPKTLSNEILDIPTAKEAISSDKIKKLLSQTKAFERDEFSKLLFQCHNVIRNNDKLSPEAAFDEISKILFMKIRYERNPDEDNIFTLKQFERQETNYEKNIRPVNIKRNGPKDDIPYMDYWFELTKDEFEEDDLFDANEKIKIKQGSFKEIVKKLQKYNLSTTSDDVKGIAFEQFLGGTFRGELGQFFTPRTVVDFIIDVLDPQEDEIICDPCCGSGGFLIKAFEYVRDKIENDIRDEKDKVNKAFDESDSSDEKLKEISNEILHQLGKETQIRKREEQETAIKNDKFISRLEKLSSSCIFGTDANPRMARTAKMNMIMHGDGHGGVHHRDGLLNVNGIFENRFDVILTNPPFGSRVEKSLLITNADRITDEERIKKYKSIYGEKVYKSAMSQIDNNIDKPVLDTLHIGKEGMSGLTEVLFIERCINLLKPGGRIGIVLPEGVLNTQNLAKVREYFESTAKLILITSIPQDVFMKSGATVKSSLVFMKKFTEEETKLWDTYTDDANKLQYKKFEEELTELTEQLAKRGADAPTAKEKKVMRQRKSDIEETIKKEVRRIVKEKFDYEIPIATVEKAGISSTGAVIENELVTIEKEYTPYRIENNLWNESKPDFKYIWSTSTSVVERVKNGQNSQKLED; encoded by the coding sequence ATGTCATTAGAAGTTCAAATAAAAGGCAACAAAATATTCGCTCCTTTAAAGGGAAAGGATTTGGTTTTAACACCTGAGGAGCTTGTTAGACAAAGATATATCTGTAGGTTAGTTAATCACTACAAATACTCTCTTGACCAAATGGAACAAGAGAAAAAATTAACAGAATCTAAGCGTGGTACAGGAAGAGCAAGTGCAGATATTGTTATTTGGCGTAGTAAAGAGGAGAAGCAAAAAAAGTTGAATCCAATCATTGTAATTGAATGTAAAGCAGATTACATAACAATTCAATCTGAAGACTACTATCAAGGACAAAATTACGCAAGGTTTGCAAATGCACCTTTTTTTGTAACCACAAACGAGAAAGAAACTAAGGTTTTCAAAGTAAACTTAGAGGTCACACCAAAAACTTTGAGTAATGAAATTCTTGATATCCCTACAGCTAAAGAAGCTATCAGTTCTGATAAAATCAAAAAGCTACTTAGCCAAACCAAAGCTTTCGAACGTGATGAATTTTCTAAACTGCTTTTCCAGTGCCATAATGTAATTAGGAACAATGATAAGCTCTCACCTGAAGCAGCATTTGATGAAATAAGTAAAATCTTGTTCATGAAAATCAGGTACGAACGAAATCCTGATGAAGACAATATTTTTACCCTGAAACAATTTGAAAGACAAGAAACGAATTATGAAAAAAATATTCGACCAGTAAACATTAAAAGAAATGGTCCTAAGGATGATATTCCATATATGGATTATTGGTTCGAATTAACAAAAGATGAATTCGAAGAAGACGATTTGTTTGATGCAAACGAGAAAATTAAAATCAAACAAGGTTCCTTTAAGGAAATCGTAAAGAAGCTCCAAAAGTATAATCTGTCAACTACCTCGGATGATGTTAAAGGTATTGCCTTTGAACAATTTTTAGGAGGAACATTTAGAGGTGAATTAGGGCAGTTTTTTACTCCTAGAACTGTAGTAGATTTTATTATTGACGTTTTAGACCCCCAAGAAGATGAAATTATCTGCGACCCATGTTGCGGTTCAGGTGGTTTTTTAATTAAGGCGTTCGAGTACGTTAGAGATAAGATTGAAAATGATATTAGAGATGAAAAAGATAAGGTAAATAAAGCTTTTGACGAATCAGACTCATCTGACGAAAAGCTTAAAGAAATATCAAATGAGATACTCCATCAACTAGGAAAAGAAACTCAAATAAGAAAAAGAGAGGAACAAGAGACAGCTATTAAAAACGATAAGTTTATATCTAGATTAGAAAAATTATCTTCTTCGTGCATATTTGGTACTGATGCAAATCCTCGAATGGCTCGCACTGCAAAAATGAACATGATTATGCATGGTGATGGACATGGAGGTGTTCATCATCGAGATGGACTTTTAAACGTTAATGGAATATTTGAGAATAGGTTTGATGTAATCCTGACTAATCCTCCGTTTGGTTCTAGAGTTGAAAAATCATTATTGATTACTAACGCTGATAGAATAACCGATGAAGAAAGAATAAAGAAATACAAAAGCATATATGGTGAGAAAGTCTATAAGTCTGCAATGAGCCAAATAGACAATAATATAGATAAACCAGTTTTGGACACTCTACATATTGGAAAGGAAGGCATGAGTGGTCTTACTGAAGTACTTTTTATCGAAAGATGTATCAACCTTTTGAAGCCTGGGGGTAGGATTGGTATTGTTCTTCCTGAAGGTGTATTAAATACTCAAAACTTGGCAAAAGTAAGGGAATACTTTGAGAGTACTGCAAAGCTCATTCTCATAACATCTATACCGCAAGACGTTTTTATGAAAAGTGGTGCTACTGTAAAATCTAGCTTAGTTTTCATGAAAAAGTTCACCGAAGAGGAAACTAAGTTATGGGATACCTATACTGATGACGCGAACAAACTACAGTATAAAAAATTTGAAGAAGAATTAACTGAACTCACTGAGCAGTTAGCAAAAAGAGGTGCTGATGCACCAACTGCTAAAGAGAAGAAAGTAATGCGTCAAAGAAAATCTGATATTGAGGAAACTATAAAAAAAGAGGTAAGACGAATTGTAAAGGAAAAGTTTGATTATGAAATCCCGATAGCCACCGTGGAAAAAGCAGGAATAAGTAGTACAGGTGCAGTTATTGAAAACGAATTAGTTACAATTGAGAAAGAATATACTCCTTATCGTATTGAAAACAATTTATGGAATGAATCAAAACCAGATTTTAAATACATCTGGAGTACAAGCACATCTGTTGTGGAAAGAGTAAAAAATGGGCAAAATTCTCAAAAATTAGAGGACTAA
- a CDS encoding ATP-dependent nuclease translates to MKLLSLKLEGYKNLKNKEQVSFNFSDCKNYCALVGLNGSGKSNLLEALSEVFSSLYHNSSCSLQYEIEYTISTSTVQVINGEMSLDTGEKVNKKDHFKYLPSNVIASYSGEDNRMWEGVYLNSYADFFKDIKKQTSFVPQLLYINKYTWEYALIALLSSEDTAVLQFVKEILKIGEDVEVKFAIDETKYGLYENNEALAFVKRLASLQKDSPTGAIPIQTISSLDLGHRDNKELSKKLFYYLFITGMPVKSELVKADKIIKKTEIEFDGIDILKLSEGEKKLILINAIIHILSDDKTLVLLDEPDAHVHIERKKEIINSIDKEDRFTLFSTHSPKILNCIDENNIRLVKNNSDTGVEIIHLDKINTLNEITNGEFSVIDATLALSTNKDILLVEGELDYKYINEALLRLNRLRDNKYEQFNFLIINCGGAGNIPAIFKEIVAPHIKPTQFCLATFDADKAGKDGIEGMNKILRESPMSNVETMTHTTPNDWEEGKEFYMEDYFPLDVYKPILLADIERKSKIKDFQQLTKNTVKNIIESNYRQFNDDAYVKFEILLDSIIEKQTSFHS, encoded by the coding sequence ATGAAGCTATTATCATTAAAATTAGAAGGTTATAAAAACCTAAAAAATAAAGAGCAAGTTTCTTTTAACTTTTCCGATTGCAAGAATTACTGTGCTTTGGTCGGTCTAAATGGTTCAGGTAAAAGTAACTTACTTGAAGCTTTGAGTGAGGTATTTTCAAGCTTGTACCATAATTCAAGCTGTTCTTTACAGTATGAAATAGAGTACACGATTAGTACTAGCACTGTTCAAGTCATCAATGGAGAGATGTCTTTAGATACAGGGGAAAAAGTTAATAAAAAAGACCATTTTAAATACTTACCTTCCAATGTCATTGCATCGTATAGTGGAGAAGATAACAGAATGTGGGAAGGTGTCTATCTTAATAGTTATGCTGACTTTTTCAAGGATATAAAAAAACAGACTTCCTTTGTCCCTCAATTATTGTATATCAATAAATATACTTGGGAGTATGCATTAATAGCCCTTTTGAGCTCGGAAGACACAGCAGTTCTGCAATTCGTAAAGGAAATCTTAAAAATTGGTGAAGACGTTGAAGTCAAGTTTGCAATCGATGAAACGAAATATGGACTGTATGAAAATAATGAAGCCCTAGCATTTGTTAAACGGTTAGCATCACTTCAAAAAGACTCCCCTACGGGAGCTATCCCTATTCAAACAATATCTTCTCTTGACCTAGGTCACAGAGACAATAAAGAGTTATCCAAAAAGCTATTTTACTACCTATTCATAACTGGTATGCCAGTGAAAAGTGAACTAGTAAAGGCAGATAAGATTATTAAGAAAACGGAGATTGAATTTGATGGTATTGACATATTAAAACTAAGTGAAGGAGAGAAAAAACTAATTCTTATCAACGCTATTATTCATATACTTTCTGATGATAAAACCCTTGTACTTTTGGATGAGCCAGATGCACATGTTCATATTGAGAGAAAAAAGGAAATCATAAATAGTATTGACAAAGAAGACCGTTTTACGCTTTTCTCAACTCATTCACCAAAAATCTTAAACTGTATTGATGAAAATAATATTCGCTTAGTCAAAAACAACTCAGATACTGGTGTTGAAATAATTCATCTGGACAAGATTAATACGCTAAATGAAATCACAAACGGGGAATTTTCAGTTATAGATGCAACTCTAGCTTTAAGTACTAACAAAGATATTCTATTGGTTGAAGGCGAGCTTGATTATAAATACATCAACGAAGCTTTGCTGAGACTGAATCGTCTAAGGGATAATAAATATGAACAGTTTAATTTCTTAATAATCAATTGTGGTGGTGCAGGAAATATTCCTGCAATCTTTAAAGAGATAGTTGCTCCCCATATAAAACCTACCCAATTCTGTTTAGCAACATTTGATGCTGATAAAGCAGGTAAGGATGGCATTGAAGGAATGAATAAAATTCTAAGGGAATCACCGATGAGTAATGTTGAAACTATGACTCATACAACCCCAAATGACTGGGAGGAAGGAAAAGAGTTCTATATGGAAGATTATTTTCCTCTCGATGTATATAAGCCTATACTACTAGCAGACATAGAAAGAAAATCGAAAATAAAAGACTTTCAACAACTAACTAAAAACACAGTCAAAAATATCATAGAGAGCAATTATAGACAATTTAATGATGATGCTTATGTGAAGTTTGAAATATTATTGGACTCAATAATTGAGAAACAAACCTCTTTTCATTCTTAA
- a CDS encoding Crp/Fnr family transcriptional regulator, translated as MKNKLEKILKSFNMLSDDEIAHSLTYFEIKSIKKNDILIEAGKVCDWIAFVNSGILRNYYTSSKEDEVTYCITFPNTFISAYSSFITTKKTFENIHAIVDSELLVIKKSDYQNLLNSSENWLKFSKYFSEQSYVLMENRLISLQMETAEKRYLDLMNNYPEYIQNIPLKYISSYLGITQRHLSRLRKKISF; from the coding sequence ATGAAGAATAAATTAGAAAAAATATTGAAATCATTTAATATGCTTTCAGATGATGAAATTGCTCACAGTCTTACCTATTTTGAAATAAAATCAATCAAAAAAAATGACATACTAATTGAAGCTGGGAAAGTTTGTGACTGGATTGCCTTTGTAAACTCTGGTATACTAAGAAATTATTACACCTCTAGCAAAGAAGATGAAGTAACGTATTGTATCACATTTCCCAATACTTTTATTAGTGCCTATTCTTCTTTTATAACAACTAAAAAAACCTTTGAAAATATACATGCTATTGTCGATTCTGAACTATTGGTCATTAAAAAAAGTGACTACCAAAATTTATTAAACTCTAGTGAAAATTGGCTTAAGTTTTCAAAATATTTTTCAGAACAATCCTATGTTTTAATGGAGAATCGTTTAATTTCTCTACAGATGGAAACTGCAGAAAAACGTTATTTAGACTTAATGAATAACTATCCAGAATATATCCAAAATATCCCTTTAAAATACATTTCTTCTTACCTTGGCATCACTCAAAGACACCTCAGTAGGTTAAGAAAAAAGATTTCTTTTTAG
- a CDS encoding GNAT family N-acetyltransferase — MENYIFKSERLGFRNWSENDNPKMGLINSNTTVMEYFPSILSQEQTDAFIERMKQQFLKNGFCYFAVDTLENNQFIGFIGISEQTFSADFTPCIDIGWRLSQSEWGKGYATEGAKKCLDFAFDEIGLTNIKAICPVINKNSEKVMKKIGMRKMKKFNHPLLSNYNKLEECVIYELSK; from the coding sequence ATGGAAAATTATATTTTTAAATCTGAAAGACTCGGATTTAGAAATTGGTCAGAAAATGATAACCCTAAAATGGGACTGATCAATAGCAACACAACAGTTATGGAATATTTTCCATCAATACTATCACAAGAACAGACCGATGCATTTATAGAAAGAATGAAACAACAGTTTCTTAAAAATGGGTTCTGTTACTTTGCGGTTGATACATTAGAAAACAATCAATTTATAGGGTTTATTGGTATTTCTGAACAGACTTTTAGTGCTGATTTTACTCCTTGTATTGATATTGGTTGGAGACTATCACAGAGTGAATGGGGAAAAGGTTATGCCACCGAAGGAGCAAAAAAGTGCCTTGATTTTGCCTTTGATGAAATTGGCTTAACAAACATAAAAGCGATCTGCCCTGTAATAAATAAAAATTCTGAAAAGGTAATGAAGAAAATAGGCATGAGAAAGATGAAGAAGTTTAATCACCCACTACTTTCCAATTATAATAAACTGGAGGAGTGTGTAATTTATGAGCTGAGTAAATGA
- a CDS encoding helix-turn-helix domain-containing protein translates to MNYLGTKLRELRESQGLLLRQVAAQIEVDIALISKLERGERRAQREHVTKIASVLNTKEDELITLWLADKLNNVIQDEPLAKTALDLVIINIK, encoded by the coding sequence ATGAATTATCTCGGTACTAAACTCAGAGAATTAAGAGAATCGCAAGGCTTACTACTTCGTCAAGTAGCAGCACAAATTGAGGTAGACATTGCCTTAATAAGCAAACTGGAACGTGGGGAAAGAAGAGCACAGCGAGAGCATGTGACAAAAATTGCTTCAGTATTAAATACCAAAGAAGATGAACTTATTACGCTTTGGTTGGCTGACAAATTAAACAATGTGATACAAGATGAGCCACTAGCAAAAACGGCTTTAGATTTAGTTATTATAAATATTAAATAG